The following proteins are co-located in the Echinicola sp. 20G genome:
- a CDS encoding YicC/YloC family endoribonuclease: protein MIKSMTGYGIANFENERFIISAEIKTLNSKFLDFNLRSPRQFSDKEIEIRAIVGDILDRGKVNLNIDFTAKSSNELPVSINQGLFETYFAKYQSMAKAVGVEDNMDLFRMAAQAPNVVTTLSDKSDDPEEWEAVKKVIVEAAQKCDGFRSDEGETLFNKFKENLGVITEGLEQIKIEEPKRKERIKTRIKNNFTEWIEENSFDENRFEQELIYYFEKLDITEEIVRLGTHLAYFDKTMSTGKSQGKKLGFISQEIGREINTIGSKANDAVIQRHVIIMKDELEKIKEQALNII from the coding sequence ATGATTAAATCCATGACTGGCTATGGTATAGCCAATTTTGAAAATGAGCGCTTTATCATCAGTGCTGAAATTAAAACCTTGAACTCTAAGTTTCTGGATTTTAACCTTAGAAGCCCTAGACAGTTTTCCGACAAAGAAATTGAAATCCGGGCGATAGTTGGCGATATTTTAGATAGAGGTAAAGTAAACCTGAACATAGATTTTACAGCCAAGTCCAGTAACGAACTTCCTGTAAGTATCAATCAGGGTCTTTTTGAGACATATTTTGCGAAGTATCAAAGCATGGCCAAAGCTGTGGGAGTGGAAGACAATATGGACTTGTTCAGGATGGCTGCTCAGGCACCTAATGTGGTTACCACTTTGTCTGACAAGTCTGATGATCCTGAAGAGTGGGAGGCTGTGAAGAAGGTAATTGTAGAAGCTGCACAAAAATGTGACGGTTTCAGGTCGGATGAAGGAGAAACTCTTTTCAATAAGTTCAAAGAAAACCTTGGAGTAATTACAGAGGGATTAGAGCAGATTAAAATAGAAGAGCCTAAGCGTAAAGAGAGGATCAAAACCAGAATCAAAAATAACTTTACGGAGTGGATTGAAGAAAATTCATTTGATGAAAACCGATTTGAGCAGGAGCTGATTTACTATTTTGAGAAGTTGGATATTACAGAAGAAATAGTAAGATTAGGAACTCATTTGGCTTATTTTGATAAGACCATGTCAACTGGCAAAAGCCAAGGTAAGAAGTTGGGTTTTATCAGTCAGGAAATAGGCAGGGAAATCAACACGATTGGTTCTAAAGCCAATGATGCCGTCATCCAAAGGCATGTCATCATCATGAAGGATGAACTAGAAAAAATCAAAGAACAGGCCCTGAATATCATCTAA
- a CDS encoding MBL fold metallo-hydrolase gives MLQVKSFTFNPFQENTYILYDHTKKAIIIDPGCYEKGEKETLTSFIKSEGLQPVRLLNTHCHIDHVLGNYFINQTYGLPLEIHPQDEQVLNAVPTYASNYGFPLFSSCPVGSFINEGDEIKFGETTLEVIWVPGHAPGHVVFYHAESKTCIGGDTLFQGSIGRTDLPGGDHQTLLSAIKEKLFTLPDDVKVYPGHGPATLIGHEKIHNPFVGQNAQF, from the coding sequence ATGCTCCAAGTTAAATCTTTTACCTTCAATCCTTTTCAAGAAAACACTTACATTCTCTATGATCATACTAAAAAAGCTATCATCATAGATCCCGGATGCTATGAAAAAGGTGAAAAAGAGACATTGACTTCTTTCATCAAATCAGAAGGTTTACAGCCGGTGAGGCTGCTCAACACCCATTGTCACATTGACCATGTGTTGGGCAATTATTTTATCAATCAAACTTATGGTCTCCCTTTGGAAATCCACCCTCAGGATGAACAAGTTTTGAATGCTGTACCCACTTATGCTTCCAATTATGGTTTTCCACTATTTAGTAGTTGTCCGGTTGGGAGTTTTATCAATGAAGGCGATGAGATCAAATTTGGAGAGACTACACTTGAAGTAATCTGGGTTCCGGGGCATGCACCTGGACATGTGGTCTTTTACCATGCTGAAAGTAAAACATGTATTGGAGGTGATACTTTATTTCAAGGAAGCATCGGTAGAACGGATTTACCCGGTGGTGATCACCAAACCCTGCTGAGTGCCATCAAAGAAAAGCTTTTCACTCTTCCTGATGATGTAAAAGTCTATCCTGGCCATGGGCCTGCC
- a CDS encoding FAD-binding oxidoreductase gives MEVDFLLIGQGIAGTVLSYRLISSGYKVLVLDQADQNNSSRVAAGLFNPVTGRKMVKTWNADNLFPEILPIYRELENVLNTKLIYLKNIYRPFNNIEEQNEWMGKSIEEGLQAYLEEVRTQPLYPQVNDPYGGIMLKSSGYLDINTLLDAYCRWLRHDDLLRDEPFDEEKLYQKEGKWHYKDIIATSLVYCNGLGAMKSKFFDWLPFAPVKGEILEMESDFTPEEIINRGVFRITMPDKIIRVGSTYSWHDLDQGPTERAKEEIFERLEKIVPQKDKFLTSHKTGIRPATKDRKPFLGKHPESENVYIFNGFGAKGVSLVPYYSKIMLGLFEGKCELEKDVNISRFFKYI, from the coding sequence ATGGAAGTCGATTTTTTACTCATTGGTCAGGGCATTGCTGGGACGGTGCTTTCTTATAGGTTGATCAGTTCTGGATATAAAGTTTTGGTGTTGGACCAAGCTGATCAAAACAATAGCAGTAGGGTAGCTGCTGGTTTGTTTAATCCGGTTACGGGGAGAAAAATGGTAAAAACCTGGAATGCCGATAATCTCTTTCCAGAGATATTACCCATATACCGGGAGCTGGAAAATGTGTTGAACACTAAGCTAATCTATCTCAAAAATATATACAGGCCGTTCAATAATATCGAAGAGCAAAATGAATGGATGGGAAAGAGCATTGAGGAAGGCTTGCAGGCTTATTTGGAGGAGGTGAGGACTCAGCCTTTGTATCCTCAGGTAAACGATCCTTATGGTGGTATCATGTTGAAAAGCAGTGGGTACCTAGATATCAATACACTTTTGGATGCATATTGCAGATGGCTCAGGCATGATGACTTGTTGAGAGATGAACCTTTTGATGAGGAGAAACTTTACCAAAAAGAGGGGAAGTGGCACTATAAAGATATCATTGCCACATCCCTGGTTTATTGCAATGGTCTAGGAGCCATGAAAAGCAAGTTTTTTGATTGGTTGCCTTTTGCTCCTGTAAAGGGAGAAATACTGGAAATGGAAAGCGACTTTACTCCTGAAGAAATCATCAATAGAGGAGTTTTTAGAATTACCATGCCAGACAAGATCATCAGGGTAGGCTCTACTTACAGCTGGCATGATTTGGATCAAGGACCAACTGAGCGAGCGAAAGAGGAGATTTTTGAACGCTTGGAGAAGATAGTTCCGCAAAAAGATAAATTTCTGACCAGCCATAAAACAGGAATCAGACCTGCCACCAAAGACCGAAAGCCATTTTTGGGAAAACATCCTGAAAGTGAAAACGTTTATATCTTTAATGGATTTGGTGCGAAAGGGGTTTCTTTAGTACCTTATTACAGTAAGATCATGCTCGGCTTATTTGAAGGTAAATGTGAACTCGAAAAAGATGTTAACATAAGTCGATTTTTTAAGTATATTTAA
- a CDS encoding biopolymer transporter Tol has protein sequence MKLKLVVIYFTIFWLGSFSISKAQFDQERFGKNRIQHQQFDWYFFSSNNFEVYYYGGGRDNARMAIDYLENEFERVTQMIGYVAYTKPKIYIYNSHEEWLQSNTDLHENNYTVNGQTYFSKLLAEVPYTGDWASFKEELLYRTSKVILEEMLYGSTIADAFQSNLINSFPEWFIDGAALYLAKGWSLEMDDYVRHYLKDHEQPKLYKLSKKEASLVGQSIWNFVVQKYGKRYISSILNLSRINRNEENSIANTLGIGYKGFADQWRDYYTTVNEPVFSSFKEPNQSNVIAETKKNEEGSINDIKFSPDAKNLAYVINYDGKYKVIVRNLSTNNEVTIYKGGFSTDDQEANFTTPVIAWRDTLNLTIATFKRGLTTLRMRSIDGSNQDKIFLRNITQINSFDFSPNGKTMVLSAMAGGRTNIYTLNLRGQGRRLTNDVFDDITPVFVNDSTIIYSSNKTDLPDSVLTKTPDVRELPEYFNFFKVDLGDSIVTTKLTNMNSKNYYPRVMNQNFVLHLSDQSGIYNLMRMGLGSEVSSQVSAFNTSVESFDYAPRINKWAYAYKDGTGSKLVLETFPNLDQFTPGTPRVQLSQAKKLNERLAARRLEAKEEEPENVVQEEKTTEVEAPIAKIDSVKPVANATGSINIDRLRFENRRGINTDNYTFDTVPAPLEQRSGNLATGRSNILEAFRQQSLKNTVRGPREYTPQFMANSLRTTFVVDPLRGFGINIEGQMTDLLDNHIFKGGIMTTLDFRSGSDVYFEYQYLKDRIDFTGRFDRRALVISDGDITYQRYVLTKTELGFSYPFSVHSRFTVAPFFAKTQYFNLNPDSLIRGGEGTQNRFDVNYIGGKAELVVDKTKLLGLYMEQGFKGKIGVKHYQGIGESDRSFSNFYLDVRNYQKVHKNITFATRLFAGSFFGNNPQSYLVGGMKNWLFNEFYEPPSNRPESSPIRNSDGVENSNILFAEFVDLRGYDYDEIRGRNVITFSAELRIPLFSYLSRGNIASNFIKNFQLVGFYDAGSSWDKAAPWERVNDQNTEVINTDGSPFEITLNNFNNPWLQSFGGGLRTVLLNYYVKFDMARPIRNYDLEETRFYVTLGYNF, from the coding sequence ATGAAGTTAAAATTAGTTGTTATTTATTTTACGATATTTTGGCTTGGTTCCTTTTCTATCTCCAAAGCCCAATTTGATCAGGAAAGATTCGGAAAGAACCGAATTCAACATCAGCAGTTTGACTGGTATTTTTTTTCCTCCAATAATTTTGAAGTATACTACTATGGAGGCGGCAGGGACAATGCCCGCATGGCCATTGATTATTTGGAAAATGAATTTGAGCGGGTCACCCAAATGATAGGCTATGTAGCCTACACAAAACCAAAAATCTACATCTATAATAGCCATGAAGAATGGCTACAAAGCAACACAGATCTTCACGAAAACAATTATACCGTTAACGGCCAGACTTACTTCTCAAAATTATTAGCTGAGGTTCCTTACACTGGGGATTGGGCATCTTTCAAAGAGGAATTGCTTTATAGAACCAGCAAGGTGATCTTAGAGGAAATGCTCTATGGAAGTACGATAGCAGATGCTTTTCAATCCAATTTAATCAACAGCTTTCCTGAATGGTTCATCGACGGAGCAGCGCTTTACTTGGCCAAAGGCTGGAGTTTGGAGATGGATGATTATGTAAGACATTACTTGAAGGACCATGAGCAACCCAAACTATACAAACTCAGCAAGAAGGAAGCTTCATTGGTAGGACAGTCCATCTGGAATTTTGTGGTACAAAAATATGGCAAGCGGTATATATCAAGTATTCTCAACTTGAGTCGAATTAACAGAAATGAAGAAAATAGTATTGCCAATACTTTGGGGATAGGCTATAAAGGCTTTGCAGACCAATGGAGAGATTATTATACCACGGTTAATGAGCCTGTGTTTAGTTCCTTTAAGGAACCAAATCAAAGCAATGTCATAGCGGAGACTAAGAAAAATGAAGAGGGAAGTATCAATGATATCAAGTTTAGTCCAGATGCTAAAAACCTAGCTTATGTAATTAATTACGATGGAAAATATAAGGTTATAGTAAGAAATCTCTCCACCAATAACGAAGTAACCATTTACAAAGGTGGTTTTTCAACCGATGACCAAGAAGCTAACTTCACTACACCGGTTATTGCTTGGAGGGATACGTTGAATTTGACCATTGCTACTTTTAAAAGAGGATTGACGACACTTCGAATGAGAAGTATAGATGGTAGTAATCAAGACAAGATTTTCCTAAGAAACATTACTCAAATCAATAGCTTTGATTTTTCTCCCAATGGAAAAACCATGGTTCTTTCTGCCATGGCAGGTGGAAGAACCAATATTTATACTTTGAATCTGCGGGGTCAGGGAAGAAGACTGACCAATGATGTCTTTGATGACATTACCCCGGTATTTGTCAATGACTCAACCATCATTTACTCTTCCAACAAGACTGATTTGCCGGATAGTGTTTTGACCAAGACCCCCGATGTGAGGGAACTACCAGAATATTTTAATTTCTTTAAAGTGGATTTAGGAGATTCTATTGTCACGACCAAGTTGACAAATATGAATTCCAAAAACTACTATCCACGAGTAATGAACCAGAATTTTGTCCTTCACCTGAGCGATCAAAGCGGTATTTACAACCTGATGAGAATGGGACTCGGCAGTGAAGTGTCCAGTCAGGTATCTGCTTTTAACACCAGTGTGGAGAGCTTTGATTATGCACCTCGCATTAACAAATGGGCATATGCTTATAAGGATGGGACGGGGAGCAAGTTGGTGCTTGAAACCTTTCCAAACTTAGATCAATTTACACCTGGCACACCAAGGGTACAACTTTCTCAAGCCAAGAAATTGAATGAAAGGCTTGCTGCTAGAAGGCTAGAAGCTAAAGAAGAGGAACCTGAGAATGTGGTACAAGAGGAAAAAACTACTGAGGTTGAAGCGCCAATTGCTAAAATTGACAGTGTGAAGCCCGTGGCCAATGCGACAGGATCTATTAATATAGACAGGTTGAGGTTTGAAAACCGAAGAGGAATCAATACGGATAATTACACATTTGATACAGTTCCGGCGCCCTTGGAACAACGGTCTGGAAATTTAGCTACAGGCAGAAGTAATATTTTGGAAGCTTTCAGACAGCAGAGCTTGAAAAATACTGTTCGTGGGCCAAGGGAGTATACTCCCCAATTTATGGCAAATAGCTTAAGGACCACTTTTGTAGTTGATCCTTTGAGAGGTTTTGGCATCAACATCGAGGGGCAAATGACCGATTTATTGGATAATCACATTTTCAAAGGGGGGATTATGACCACGCTTGACTTCAGATCTGGGAGTGATGTGTACTTTGAATACCAATACCTCAAAGACAGGATAGATTTTACGGGAAGGTTTGATAGAAGGGCTTTGGTGATTTCTGATGGGGATATTACCTATCAGCGTTATGTTTTGACCAAGACAGAATTGGGATTTTCCTACCCTTTCTCAGTTCATAGCAGGTTTACGGTAGCTCCCTTCTTTGCCAAGACCCAGTATTTTAATTTAAATCCGGATTCCCTAATTAGAGGTGGGGAAGGTACTCAGAATCGTTTTGATGTAAATTATATTGGGGGAAAAGCTGAGTTGGTAGTGGACAAGACCAAGCTATTGGGACTTTATATGGAGCAAGGTTTTAAGGGTAAGATAGGCGTAAAGCATTATCAGGGAATAGGTGAGTCAGATAGGTCTTTTAGCAATTTTTATTTGGATGTCAGAAACTATCAAAAAGTCCATAAAAACATCACCTTTGCCACTCGCTTATTTGCAGGGTCATTCTTCGGAAATAATCCGCAAAGTTATTTGGTGGGAGGTATGAAAAACTGGCTGTTTAATGAATTTTATGAGCCACCATCAAATAGGCCTGAGTCTTCTCCAATCAGAAATTCCGACGGAGTGGAAAATTCAAACATTCTATTTGCTGAATTTGTGGATCTTCGAGGATATGACTATGATGAAATTCGGGGTAGAAATGTAATTACATTTTCTGCAGAGTTGAGAATACCGCTATTCTCCTATCTTTCAAGGGGCAATATTGCTTCTAACTTTATCAAGAATTTCCAGTTGGTGGGATTCTATGATGCAGGATCTTCTTGGGATAAAGCAGCGCCTTGGGAGCGCGTAAATGACCAGAATACTGAAGTAATCAATACGGATGGATCACCATTTGAAATCACTCTCAATAATTTCAATAATCCCTGGCTGCAAAGTTTTGGAGGAGGTTTGCGCACTGTATTGTTGAACTACTATGTGAAGTTTGACATGGCCCGACCTATCAGGAATTATGATTTAGAAGAAACACGTTTTTATGTGACCTTGGGCTATAATTTCTAA
- a CDS encoding aminotransferase class IV, producing the protein MNTINRAALFGDGLFETMLFINGKIRFSELHWERLQEGLSTLKINSNRLISISQLESNLADKFGIDQALRFRWNIFRSGLGKYTPISNEREEIFMIQEHIQPPKIKNEAYISHSIQIPSSPWSHCKTLNALTYVMANQERSEKKMDEVILLDQKENISEAGAANLFWVKEKTYFTPSLTCNCIAGVSRRKIIEFLKSKNIKIEEGEFNEGDMLQAEQIFTSNVTGVAYLKKIRETEFNTKPIPLIEELFK; encoded by the coding sequence TTGAATACTATAAATAGGGCAGCTCTTTTTGGTGATGGCCTTTTTGAAACCATGCTGTTTATCAATGGAAAAATAAGGTTTTCGGAACTTCATTGGGAGCGACTCCAAGAAGGCTTATCAACATTAAAGATCAATAGTAACCGACTGATTTCCATTTCTCAATTAGAGTCAAACCTTGCTGATAAGTTCGGAATTGATCAGGCCCTTCGGTTTCGATGGAATATATTTCGGTCTGGATTAGGGAAATACACTCCTATATCAAATGAAAGGGAAGAGATTTTTATGATTCAAGAACATATCCAACCCCCAAAGATTAAAAATGAAGCTTATATTAGTCATTCGATCCAAATCCCTTCAAGTCCCTGGTCTCATTGCAAAACCCTAAATGCTCTTACTTATGTAATGGCCAATCAAGAGCGAAGCGAAAAGAAAATGGACGAGGTGATTTTACTAGATCAAAAAGAAAATATCTCAGAAGCAGGCGCTGCCAACTTGTTCTGGGTTAAAGAAAAGACCTATTTCACACCTTCCTTAACTTGCAATTGCATAGCTGGAGTTTCCAGGAGAAAAATCATCGAGTTCCTCAAGAGTAAAAATATTAAAATTGAAGAAGGAGAGTTCAATGAAGGTGATATGCTTCAGGCAGAACAGATTTTCACCAGCAATGTTACAGGAGTAGCCTATTTAAAAAAAATCAGGGAAACTGAATTCAATACTAAACCAATTCCCCTGATCGAAGAGCTCTTTAAATAA
- a CDS encoding TolC family protein, whose translation MKKKLFTAMLLACGIFTSVWAQNEDISSLSLEECVQIGIENNLELQRSVLNQETNRANLMESKSQRYPSLSASSSYRYNWGRSINPYTNVVTTSSFGNANFGANANMTLFAGRQISNSINQAVVDLETGELDVEATKNNITLNIVNLFVNVVFAKEQLSVAKSQAEVTGQQLQRTKKLVDAGALPLSDQLDLEAQNATSAMELTNAKNNLRLAKLNLMQAIQIPFEDEFDVSVPELEAENYMIANDNMEEVFSIAVTLMPEIKAAELGVESADYGVKIAKGSYYPTLGLGGSIGTNYINSLTDSLGEVVPFGKQFNGNISEGAGMSLSIPIFSNGRNKANLQRARVQKYLSEIREKEVRNQLRQDIETAYTNAVAAKQSYESSTIRVSSLDEAFRMAQKRFEVGVINAVDFQVAQNNLFNAQADLLQAKYEYIFSVKVLDFYLGNPLTL comes from the coding sequence ATGAAGAAGAAACTTTTTACTGCCATGCTTTTGGCGTGCGGTATTTTTACATCTGTATGGGCGCAAAATGAAGATATCTCTTCCCTTTCTTTGGAAGAGTGTGTTCAGATTGGCATTGAAAATAACCTCGAGCTTCAGCGAAGTGTCCTTAATCAGGAGACCAATAGAGCGAACCTCATGGAGAGTAAATCGCAAAGGTATCCATCCTTGTCTGCATCTTCATCTTATAGATACAACTGGGGACGTTCTATTAACCCTTACACCAACGTGGTGACTACCAGTAGTTTTGGTAACGCCAATTTTGGAGCCAATGCCAATATGACCCTTTTCGCAGGTCGACAGATCAGTAATAGCATCAATCAAGCTGTGGTAGATTTGGAAACTGGTGAACTTGATGTAGAGGCAACCAAAAACAATATTACCCTAAATATTGTGAATCTATTTGTGAATGTGGTGTTTGCAAAGGAGCAGTTGAGTGTGGCTAAGTCTCAGGCCGAAGTGACTGGTCAACAATTACAAAGAACCAAAAAACTAGTGGATGCAGGTGCCTTGCCGCTTTCAGACCAATTGGATTTAGAAGCTCAAAACGCAACCAGCGCTATGGAACTGACCAACGCCAAGAATAACCTTCGTCTAGCAAAGCTGAATCTGATGCAGGCGATACAGATTCCTTTTGAAGATGAGTTTGATGTTTCTGTGCCAGAATTGGAGGCAGAGAACTATATGATTGCCAATGACAACATGGAAGAGGTGTTCTCTATTGCGGTTACTTTGATGCCAGAGATTAAGGCTGCTGAGCTTGGTGTAGAAAGTGCTGATTATGGAGTTAAAATTGCTAAAGGCTCCTATTATCCGACATTGGGATTGGGAGGATCAATTGGAACAAATTATATCAATAGCTTGACCGATAGCCTTGGAGAAGTAGTTCCTTTCGGTAAGCAGTTTAACGGTAACATTTCAGAAGGAGCGGGGATGAGCCTTAGTATTCCCATTTTTTCAAATGGTCGAAATAAGGCCAATCTGCAGAGGGCTAGGGTTCAAAAGTATTTGAGTGAGATTAGAGAGAAGGAGGTCAGGAACCAATTGCGACAGGATATCGAAACGGCATATACTAATGCAGTAGCGGCCAAGCAATCTTATGAATCATCTACTATCAGGGTTTCCTCTTTGGATGAGGCGTTTAGGATGGCCCAAAAGCGATTTGAAGTGGGGGTGATCAATGCCGTTGATTTTCAGGTTGCCCAAAACAATTTATTTAATGCACAGGCAGATTTATTACAAGCAAAATACGAGTATATTTTCAGTGTAAAAGTACTGGACTTTTATCTAGGTAACCCTTTAACATTATAA
- the sdaAB gene encoding L-serine ammonia-lyase, iron-sulfur-dependent subunit beta — MTRKSSVFDMIGPVMIGPSSSHTAGVVRIARAAVRVLGGIPDEAIITFYNSFARTYEGHGSDKAIIGGLLDFKTDDVRIKQSFELAEERGFIYQFKSIGNASVYHPNTIKLNLNRAGRKVEVIGESLGGGLINIKSIDGFSADFSAQEHTLIIKADDVSGAIAFITSILAQEKANIATMSVSRKGKREVACHVIEMDSGLNPITIKYLESITWIHELIYIPDIDL; from the coding sequence ATGACAAGAAAGAGTAGTGTTTTTGATATGATAGGTCCAGTGATGATAGGTCCTTCATCTTCACATACCGCTGGTGTAGTGAGAATTGCCCGTGCTGCGGTAAGGGTTTTAGGAGGCATTCCAGATGAGGCTATTATTACTTTCTATAATTCATTCGCCCGCACGTATGAAGGGCATGGAAGTGATAAGGCGATTATAGGAGGCTTACTAGACTTTAAAACGGATGATGTTAGGATCAAGCAGTCATTTGAACTGGCTGAGGAAAGGGGCTTTATTTATCAGTTCAAATCAATTGGTAATGCGTCAGTTTATCATCCAAACACTATAAAGTTAAATTTGAATAGGGCCGGTAGAAAAGTGGAGGTAATAGGAGAGAGTTTGGGTGGTGGACTGATCAATATAAAATCCATAGATGGTTTCAGTGCAGATTTCTCAGCGCAAGAACATACCTTGATCATTAAAGCTGATGATGTGTCTGGTGCAATTGCATTTATTACCAGTATATTGGCTCAAGAAAAAGCAAATATTGCTACCATGTCAGTTTCGCGGAAAGGGAAGAGGGAAGTGGCCTGTCATGTGATAGAAATGGATTCAGGTTTAAATCCAATTACAATTAAGTATTTAGAAAGCATTACTTGGATACATGAATTAATCTACATACCAGACATTGACTTATAA
- a CDS encoding thymidylate synthase, translating to MKQYHQLLQHILDNGVQKGDRTGTGTISVFGYQMRFDLQEGFPLVTTKKCHLKSIIHELLWFLNGDSNIGYLKENKVSIWDEWADENGDLGPVYGYQWRHWPDGKGGEIDQIKNLIHQIKNNPNSRRLLVSAWNVADVDNMALPPCHTMFQFYVAEGKLSCQLYQRSADVFLGVPFNIASYALFTMMIAQVCDLEPGEFIHTFGDTHLYSNHIEQTKLQLSRDCRPLPTMKINPEIKDIFSFKYEDFELLNYDPHPHIKAPVAV from the coding sequence ATGAAACAGTACCATCAACTATTGCAGCATATTTTGGACAATGGTGTTCAAAAAGGAGATCGCACTGGAACCGGGACGATCAGCGTGTTTGGTTATCAAATGCGCTTTGATCTTCAAGAAGGTTTTCCTTTGGTAACGACCAAGAAATGCCATCTCAAATCCATTATCCATGAATTGCTTTGGTTCCTAAATGGTGATAGCAATATTGGCTACCTAAAAGAAAATAAGGTGTCGATTTGGGATGAATGGGCAGATGAGAATGGTGATCTTGGGCCTGTGTATGGATATCAGTGGAGGCACTGGCCTGACGGAAAAGGTGGAGAGATAGATCAAATCAAAAACCTGATTCACCAGATTAAAAATAATCCAAATTCAAGAAGGTTACTGGTAAGTGCCTGGAATGTAGCGGATGTGGACAATATGGCTTTGCCGCCATGTCATACCATGTTCCAGTTTTATGTGGCAGAAGGGAAGCTTTCTTGTCAGTTGTATCAGAGAAGTGCTGATGTGTTTCTGGGTGTTCCTTTTAATATCGCTTCGTATGCCTTGTTTACAATGATGATTGCTCAGGTATGTGATTTGGAGCCTGGTGAGTTCATCCATACGTTTGGTGATACGCATTTGTATTCCAACCATATTGAGCAGACGAAATTGCAACTTTCCAGAGACTGCAGGCCGCTACCTACGATGAAGATTAATCCGGAAATAAAGGATATCTTTTCATTCAAATATGAGGATTTCGAGTTATTGAATTATGATCCTCATCCTCATATCAAAGCACCCGTTGCAGTATAA
- a CDS encoding efflux RND transporter periplasmic adaptor subunit: MAKKKSNKLLYILLGVVGVLIVFMVVGRAAGWVGGAAETEVEVTKAAKKTIVEKVSASGVIEPETEIKLSPDVAGEIIELNVNEGDSVKQNDLLVKIRPDNFISALDRTRANLNQQKANLAQSQAALKRSEALFERAQLEFERNKSLYNDKVISDSEFEQAKADYISAENDLTAAKQSVQASEYVVKSAQASVSEANENLNLTNVFAPVDGVVSKLLVEKGERVVGTQQMAGTEMLRIADLSKMEVRVDVNENDIVRLSLGDTTLIDVDAYSHIGEKFKGVVTSIANSANEKASQDAVTEFEVKIRIINSSYQNLVTKENKYPFRPGMTASVEIITEKKTDVLSVPLAAVTTRENMRVDSTNQSSDLQELIFVTDNGKAKMIKVKTGISDFENIEILEGIKEEEELISGPYFVVSKKLSDGDLVKKLDKPSTK, encoded by the coding sequence ATGGCTAAGAAGAAATCTAATAAGCTTTTATATATTTTACTTGGCGTAGTAGGCGTTTTGATTGTTTTTATGGTGGTCGGCCGTGCCGCAGGATGGGTAGGTGGAGCTGCTGAGACGGAAGTGGAAGTAACCAAAGCGGCCAAGAAGACCATTGTGGAGAAAGTCAGTGCTTCCGGAGTGATCGAACCGGAAACAGAAATTAAACTAAGCCCTGATGTGGCCGGAGAAATCATTGAGCTTAATGTAAATGAAGGGGATTCCGTGAAGCAAAATGACTTACTGGTGAAAATCAGGCCTGATAATTTTATATCTGCCCTAGATAGAACCCGGGCCAACCTTAACCAACAAAAAGCCAATTTGGCCCAATCTCAAGCGGCCTTAAAAAGGTCTGAAGCGCTTTTTGAAAGGGCACAATTGGAATTTGAAAGAAACAAGAGTTTATATAATGACAAGGTTATTTCAGACTCCGAGTTTGAGCAAGCTAAGGCAGATTACATTTCGGCAGAAAATGACCTTACGGCTGCCAAGCAGTCCGTGCAAGCATCGGAATATGTAGTGAAAAGTGCGCAGGCAAGTGTAAGTGAAGCCAATGAAAATTTGAATCTAACCAATGTTTTTGCTCCAGTGGACGGTGTGGTTTCTAAGCTTTTGGTTGAAAAGGGGGAAAGAGTAGTTGGAACCCAACAGATGGCTGGTACTGAGATGTTAAGAATAGCGGATTTGAGTAAGATGGAAGTAAGGGTGGATGTTAACGAAAATGATATCGTAAGGCTTTCCCTTGGAGATACCACATTGATTGATGTGGACGCTTATTCTCATATTGGTGAGAAATTTAAAGGAGTGGTTACTTCAATCGCCAATTCCGCCAATGAGAAAGCCAGCCAGGATGCGGTGACTGAATTTGAAGTTAAGATCAGGATTATCAATTCCTCCTATCAGAATTTGGTGACCAAGGAAAATAAATACCCTTTCAGGCCCGGGATGACTGCTAGTGTAGAAATTATTACTGAGAAAAAGACAGATGTTCTATCTGTTCCTTTGGCTGCGGTAACTACGCGTGAAAATATGAGGGTTGATTCAACCAATCAAAGCAGCGATTTGCAAGAGCTAATTTTTGTAACAGACAATGGTAAAGCCAAAATGATTAAGGTGAAGACAGGGATTTCAGATTTTGAGAATATTGAAATCCTTGAAGGAATTAAAGAGGAAGAAGAGTTGATATCAGGACCATATTTTGTGGTGAGCAAGAAGTTGTCTGATGGTGATCTAGTTAAAAAGCTAGATAAGCCATCTACAAAATAG